One genomic window of Novosphingobium aureum includes the following:
- a CDS encoding putative bifunctional diguanylate cyclase/phosphodiesterase — protein MNAAILAFTHRHLAPTLLALIIPAILIAGCTVRMLVWLRPVSAEDKDPAIVSRKLRRTTVLSLVFALAFVSWALVLDQYGGPYEHGHIAIFVAVTLLGCVYCLSFLPQAAVLICGSVVSIFLAYSLMTGSEVFIAIAINLALVAGVILKTLHDSFAAFVELEMSQRALFTERRQAQALGAENAHLAQTDALTGLPNRRFFFSMLEDLMARARPGEEFCVGLIDLDRFKPVNDTYGHAMGDRLLELLGQRMLEASPPEAVVARLGGDEFGVIVQGDMANAENLTRAITAEICRPARLGDVIVSVGCSSGIASFPHTATSANVLFDRADFALYHAKNQRRGQCVRFSAELEALIRSEQAFDSALQAADIASEISLAFQPIVSTCDLDLIGYESLARWNAPGLGAVPPEQLIATAERLGLGHEVTLALFDKVLDALAQLPARLRLSFNLSGQDLCHPPTISGLLDRITASGCNPARLLFEITETSLIADLDNAREALATLRGTGVKIALDDFGTGYSSLSSLHQLPLDMVKIDRSFASRLDEAAGRRLVTAIRNLARSLSLECVIEGIETENQLISARLAGFPLAQGYFIARPATLDEVIDRLEEVEQLQYGTA, from the coding sequence GTGAACGCGGCGATTCTCGCCTTCACCCATCGCCATCTCGCGCCGACGTTGCTTGCCCTGATCATCCCGGCAATCCTCATCGCCGGTTGCACCGTGCGGATGCTCGTCTGGCTGCGTCCGGTCAGTGCAGAGGACAAGGACCCCGCCATCGTCAGCCGCAAGCTGCGCCGCACGACTGTTCTATCGCTGGTCTTCGCCCTCGCCTTCGTGTCCTGGGCGCTGGTGCTCGACCAGTACGGTGGCCCCTACGAACATGGGCATATCGCGATCTTCGTGGCGGTTACGCTGCTCGGCTGCGTCTACTGCCTCAGCTTCCTGCCGCAAGCCGCCGTGCTGATTTGCGGGAGCGTGGTCAGCATCTTCCTCGCCTACAGCCTGATGACCGGCAGCGAGGTGTTTATCGCCATCGCCATCAATCTGGCGCTGGTCGCAGGCGTGATCCTGAAGACCTTGCACGATTCGTTCGCTGCCTTTGTCGAACTGGAAATGTCGCAGCGCGCACTGTTCACCGAGCGCCGACAGGCCCAGGCGCTGGGCGCCGAAAATGCCCACCTGGCGCAAACCGATGCACTCACGGGCCTGCCCAACCGCCGATTCTTCTTCTCGATGCTCGAAGACCTCATGGCGCGTGCCCGCCCCGGTGAGGAATTCTGCGTCGGCCTGATCGACCTAGACCGCTTCAAGCCCGTCAACGACACCTACGGCCATGCCATGGGCGATCGTCTGCTCGAACTGCTGGGCCAGCGCATGCTAGAGGCCAGTCCGCCCGAAGCGGTCGTCGCGCGCCTGGGCGGCGACGAGTTCGGCGTGATCGTGCAAGGCGACATGGCCAATGCCGAGAACCTGACCCGCGCCATCACCGCCGAGATCTGCCGCCCTGCACGGCTCGGCGACGTGATCGTCTCGGTCGGCTGTTCCTCGGGTATCGCCTCGTTTCCGCATACCGCGACCTCGGCCAATGTCCTCTTCGACCGCGCCGACTTCGCGCTCTATCACGCCAAGAACCAGCGGCGCGGCCAGTGCGTACGCTTCTCCGCCGAACTGGAGGCGCTGATCCGCTCGGAGCAGGCCTTCGATTCGGCCTTGCAGGCAGCCGACATCGCAAGCGAGATCTCGCTCGCGTTCCAGCCGATCGTATCGACCTGCGACCTCGACCTGATCGGCTATGAGAGCCTCGCGCGCTGGAACGCACCGGGCCTCGGCGCGGTCCCGCCAGAACAGCTCATCGCGACCGCCGAGCGCCTTGGTCTGGGCCACGAAGTTACCCTGGCGCTGTTCGACAAGGTCCTCGACGCGCTCGCCCAGTTGCCTGCGCGCCTGCGCCTCTCGTTCAACCTCTCCGGGCAGGACCTGTGCCACCCGCCAACGATAAGCGGGCTGCTCGATCGCATCACCGCCTCGGGTTGCAACCCGGCGCGCCTGCTTTTCGAAATCACCGAGACCTCGCTGATCGCCGATCTCGACAATGCGCGCGAAGCGCTGGCGACCTTGCGCGGCACGGGGGTGAAAATCGCGCTCGACGATTTCGGAACCGGTTATTCCAGCCTGTCCTCACTCCACCAGCTTCCGCTCGACATGGTCAAGATCGATCGCAGCTTCGCCTCTCGCCTTGACGAGGCCGCAGGTCGGCGTCTGGTCACCGCAATCCGCAATCTCGCGCGTTCACTCAGCCTGGAATGCGTGATCGAGGGCATCGAGACCGAGAACCAGCTGATCAGCGCCCGGCTCGCCGGCTTCCCACTGGCCCAGGGCTACTTCATCGCGCGGCCAGCCACGCTCGACGAAGTGATCGACCGGCTCGAGGAAGTCGAGCAGCTGCAGTACGGTACGGCTTGA